A region of Myxococcus stipitatus DSM 14675 DNA encodes the following proteins:
- the aceA gene encoding isocitrate lyase has translation MYDATTTTPDTSPHAKLHARRFEGITRNYTEKDVKKLQGTLPIRHTLAEVGSKRLWELLHTEDYINALGALTGNQAVQMVRAGLKAIYLSGWQVAADANSAGQMYPDQSLYPVDSVPTVVKKINNALRRADQIDHAEGKSDRYWFAPIIADAEAGFGGPLNAFELMKSMIEAGAAGVHFEDQLASEKKCGHMGGKVLVPTSHFVRTLNAARLAADVMGVPTLLVARTDADSAKLLMSDADEYDHPFIDRKNGRTPEGFYRLNGGLDCAISRGLAYAPYADLVWCETSTPDLAQAKKFAEAIRAKFPNKLLAYNCSPSFNWKKNLDDATIAKFQRELGAMGYKFQFVTLAGFHALNHSMYELARKYRDRGMAAYSEFQQGEFGSEKDGYTATRHQREVGTGYFDQVAEVISGGSASTLALHESTEAHQF, from the coding sequence ATGTACGACGCCACCACGACGACCCCGGACACCTCCCCTCACGCCAAGCTGCACGCGCGCCGCTTCGAGGGCATCACGCGCAACTACACCGAGAAGGACGTGAAGAAGCTGCAGGGCACGCTGCCCATCCGCCACACGCTGGCGGAGGTCGGCTCCAAGCGCCTGTGGGAATTGCTCCACACGGAGGACTACATCAACGCGCTGGGCGCGCTCACCGGCAACCAGGCCGTGCAGATGGTCCGCGCGGGCCTGAAGGCCATCTACCTGTCGGGCTGGCAGGTGGCGGCGGACGCGAACTCGGCCGGGCAGATGTACCCGGACCAGAGCCTCTACCCGGTGGACAGCGTCCCCACCGTGGTGAAGAAGATCAACAACGCCCTGCGCCGCGCGGACCAGATCGACCACGCCGAGGGCAAGAGCGACCGCTACTGGTTCGCGCCCATCATCGCGGACGCGGAGGCCGGCTTCGGCGGTCCGCTCAACGCGTTCGAGCTGATGAAGAGCATGATTGAGGCGGGCGCCGCGGGCGTCCACTTCGAGGACCAGCTCGCCAGCGAGAAGAAGTGCGGCCACATGGGCGGCAAGGTGCTGGTGCCCACCAGCCACTTCGTGCGCACCCTCAACGCCGCGCGGCTCGCCGCCGACGTCATGGGCGTGCCCACGCTGCTCGTCGCGCGCACGGATGCCGACAGCGCCAAGCTCCTGATGAGCGACGCGGACGAGTACGACCACCCGTTCATCGACCGGAAGAATGGCCGCACGCCGGAGGGCTTCTACCGCCTCAACGGCGGCCTGGACTGCGCCATCTCCCGCGGCCTGGCCTATGCGCCGTACGCGGACCTGGTGTGGTGCGAGACCAGCACCCCGGACCTCGCGCAGGCCAAGAAGTTCGCCGAGGCCATCCGCGCGAAGTTCCCCAACAAGCTGCTCGCGTACAACTGCTCGCCGTCCTTCAACTGGAAGAAGAACCTGGACGACGCGACCATCGCGAAGTTCCAGCGCGAGCTGGGCGCCATGGGCTACAAGTTCCAGTTCGTCACCCTGGCGGGCTTCCACGCACTGAACCACTCCATGTACGAGCTGGCGCGCAAGTACCGCGACCGCGGCATGGCGGCGTACAGCGAGTTCCAGCAGGGTGAGTTCGGCTCGGAGAAGGACGGCTACACCGCCACGCGTCACCAGCGCGAGGTCGGCACCGGCTACTTCGACCAGGTCGCCGAGGTCATCTCCGGCGGCTCCGCCAGCACCCTGGCCCTGCACGAGTCCACCGAGGCCCATCAGTTCTAG